Proteins encoded in a region of the Candidatus Nitrosomarinus catalina genome:
- the cbiE gene encoding precorrin-6y C5,15-methyltransferase (decarboxylating) subunit CbiE produces the protein MGKVYAVGVGPGSPKYVTEIVKEIIQNCDILIGYKYTLKTIENFIEGKEIYEITMNDQEKSYQKILPELGDRTLVIPFTGDVNFSESEVVDRLIEIFGDVDIIPGISSFQVAASRAKVPLDKSKVITMHVTTPIEDKKLELQKALIDGFSVVLVPRPWPKQPDKHFMPSEIAVYLRENGFDTTKMKVHVYEAITTENETNFEGTVKELEGKEFSDLSVMVFNQASLDSYMNYRWQWEN, from the coding sequence TTGGGTAAAGTTTACGCTGTCGGTGTTGGGCCTGGTTCTCCTAAATATGTGACAGAAATTGTAAAAGAAATCATTCAAAATTGTGATATTTTGATTGGCTACAAATACACCCTAAAGACGATAGAGAATTTCATTGAGGGTAAGGAAATTTATGAAATTACTATGAATGATCAAGAAAAATCTTATCAAAAAATTTTACCTGAACTGGGTGACAGAACGTTAGTAATTCCATTTACAGGAGATGTAAATTTTTCAGAATCAGAAGTAGTTGATAGATTAATTGAAATTTTTGGAGATGTAGATATTATTCCAGGAATTAGTTCTTTTCAAGTGGCTGCATCAAGGGCCAAGGTTCCTTTAGATAAATCCAAAGTAATTACAATGCATGTAACAACTCCTATTGAGGATAAAAAATTGGAATTGCAAAAAGCATTGATAGATGGTTTTAGTGTGGTATTGGTTCCAAGACCGTGGCCAAAACAGCCTGACAAGCATTTTATGCCATCAGAAATAGCAGTCTATCTTCGAGAAAATGGTTTTGATACAACAAAAATGAAAGTTCATGTTTATGAGGCAATTACTACTGAGAATGAAACTAATTTTGAAGGAACTGTCAAGGAATTAGAAGGAAAAGAGTTTTCTGATTTATCAGTAATGGTGTTTAATCAGGCAAGTTTAGATTCTTACATGAATTATAGGTGGCAGTGGGAAAATTAA
- a CDS encoding stage II sporulation protein M, whose product MNKNRIILFFIFLTIFTIIFQLGSMSTVSQEEADLFMEEFEKLVLDIDAFGIFVHNTTIALPMFIPGFGIFWGLFSSWSTGYAFAAIATSVPEIANISPLTILFLTPFGLMEISAYSLGISRSFILIKAIFTKSSLFQFIKPTIIEIGIVIGLLLAGGYIEFYMIELVENESLEIPGF is encoded by the coding sequence ATGAATAAAAACAGAATTATTTTATTTTTTATATTCCTAACAATATTTACAATAATTTTTCAACTAGGTTCAATGTCCACTGTTAGTCAAGAAGAAGCAGATTTGTTTATGGAGGAATTTGAAAAACTTGTTTTAGATATTGATGCTTTTGGAATTTTTGTACATAATACAACCATTGCACTACCTATGTTTATTCCAGGATTTGGAATTTTTTGGGGATTGTTTTCATCATGGTCAACAGGATACGCATTTGCAGCAATTGCAACTTCTGTGCCTGAAATAGCTAATATTTCACCACTAACAATATTGTTTTTAACTCCATTTGGACTTATGGAGATTTCTGCATACTCATTAGGAATTTCCAGGAGTTTTATTTTGATTAAAGCAATTTTTACAAAATCAAGTCTATTTCAATTTATCAAACCCACAATTATTGAGATTGGTATTGTAATTGGACTTCTTTTAGCAGGTGGATATATTGAATTTTACATGATAGAATTAGTTGAAAATGAGAGTCTTGAAATACCTGGTTTTTAA
- a CDS encoding CDC48 family AAA ATPase, which produces MNKIILKINEIPQQHVGKGRAIIDPKIIEEQNWNVGQILELTYNKKTYVKLWPASPEEYGASLIKIDGITRQNIGAGLDDKISIKSVEAANAEQITLSPTEKIATDGLQEYMTYNYLNHVFSNGDTISLNTQMGSKIQFVITNTKPSKPVIVTENTTFKLGSLTKAVDSSVPRITYDELGGLKNEVQKIREMVELPMRHPELFDKIGVEAPKGVLLYGPPGTGKTLIAKAVAGETNAHFISLSGPEIMGKHYGESEEKIREIFTQAEENSPSIIFIDEIDSIAPKRDEVSGELEKRIVSQLLTLMDGMKSRGRVVVIAATNRPDSIDPALRRPGRFDREIEIGIPDDDGRLDILSIHTRGMPINEKVNLKQIAKTTHGFVGADLEILSKEAAMRSLRRILPEIDLEEEKISSEILQKIEISNDDFREALKEVRPSALREVQVQIPDVNWDDVGGLDELKDELREAVEWPVKHKEAYDYVDVEAPKGVLLHGPPGTGKTLIAKALAKMTESNFISIKGPELLSKWVGESEKGVREIFRKARQAAPCIIFLDEVDALVPRRGSGSSNSHVTENIVSQILTEIDGLEELHNVLIIGATNRLDIVDEALLRPGRFDRIIEVGNPDSKGRMHIFKIHTKKKPLENNVDIKKLVEITNGFSGAEIAAITNRAALVALKRYVGGKSQNIKEIKITQQDLIDAVDKIRPQKKEAPIPQAIK; this is translated from the coding sequence ATGAATAAAATAATTTTAAAAATAAATGAAATTCCACAACAACATGTTGGTAAAGGTCGAGCAATTATTGATCCAAAAATAATTGAAGAACAAAATTGGAATGTTGGTCAAATATTGGAATTAACTTACAATAAAAAAACATATGTCAAACTTTGGCCAGCATCACCAGAAGAATATGGTGCAAGTTTAATCAAAATTGATGGTATTACTAGACAAAATATTGGTGCAGGATTAGATGACAAAATATCTATTAAATCTGTTGAAGCTGCAAATGCAGAACAAATTACCTTATCTCCAACAGAAAAAATTGCAACAGATGGATTACAAGAATACATGACATACAATTATCTTAATCATGTATTTTCTAATGGAGATACAATATCTCTTAATACACAAATGGGAAGTAAAATTCAATTTGTTATAACAAACACAAAACCATCAAAACCAGTGATTGTTACTGAAAATACTACATTCAAACTTGGTTCATTAACTAAAGCTGTTGATTCTTCTGTACCAAGAATCACATATGATGAATTGGGAGGTCTAAAAAATGAAGTTCAAAAAATTCGTGAAATGGTAGAATTACCAATGCGTCATCCTGAATTATTTGATAAAATAGGCGTAGAAGCACCAAAAGGCGTTTTACTTTATGGTCCACCAGGAACTGGTAAAACTTTGATTGCAAAAGCAGTAGCTGGAGAAACAAATGCTCATTTTATTTCTCTAAGTGGACCTGAAATTATGGGCAAACATTATGGAGAAAGTGAAGAAAAAATTAGAGAAATCTTTACTCAAGCCGAGGAAAATTCTCCTAGTATCATCTTCATTGATGAAATAGACTCAATTGCTCCAAAAAGAGATGAAGTTTCAGGAGAACTGGAGAAAAGAATAGTATCTCAATTATTGACGTTAATGGATGGTATGAAATCTAGAGGTAGAGTTGTAGTGATAGCAGCTACTAACAGACCTGATTCTATTGATCCAGCATTAAGACGACCAGGAAGATTTGATAGAGAAATTGAAATTGGAATTCCTGATGATGATGGTAGACTGGATATTCTTTCAATTCATACACGTGGAATGCCAATTAACGAAAAAGTCAATCTGAAACAAATCGCAAAAACCACTCATGGATTTGTTGGGGCTGATTTAGAAATTTTATCAAAGGAAGCAGCAATGAGATCATTGCGTAGAATTCTTCCAGAGATTGATCTTGAAGAAGAGAAAATTTCATCAGAAATTCTTCAAAAAATTGAAATTAGTAACGATGATTTTCGAGAAGCATTAAAAGAAGTTAGACCAAGTGCACTAAGAGAAGTTCAGGTTCAAATTCCTGATGTAAATTGGGATGATGTTGGAGGTCTTGATGAATTAAAAGATGAATTACGTGAAGCTGTTGAATGGCCTGTTAAACATAAAGAAGCATATGACTATGTTGATGTAGAAGCTCCAAAAGGCGTTTTATTACATGGTCCACCAGGAACTGGTAAAACTTTGATTGCAAAAGCACTTGCAAAAATGACTGAATCTAATTTCATTAGTATCAAAGGACCTGAATTATTATCAAAGTGGGTAGGTGAGTCTGAAAAAGGAGTTAGAGAAATTTTTAGAAAAGCACGACAGGCAGCACCATGTATAATATTTTTAGACGAAGTTGATGCACTCGTACCAAGAAGAGGTAGTGGAAGTTCTAATTCACATGTAACAGAAAACATCGTTTCACAAATTCTTACTGAAATAGATGGATTAGAAGAATTACATAATGTGTTGATTATTGGAGCAACAAATCGATTGGATATTGTTGATGAAGCACTTTTACGACCTGGAAGGTTTGACAGAATAATTGAAGTAGGAAATCCCGATTCTAAAGGAAGAATGCATATTTTTAAAATTCATACCAAAAAGAAACCACTTGAAAATAATGTGGATATCAAAAAATTAGTAGAAATAACAAATGGATTTAGTGGTGCAGAAATAGCTGCAATTACCAATAGAGCGGCTTTAGTTGCATTGAAAAGATATGTTGGTGGTAAATCTCAAAATATCAAGGAAATTAAAATTACGCAACAGGATTTGATCGATGCTGTTGATAAGATAAGACCTCAAAAAAAGGAAGCACCTATACCTCAAGCCATAAAATAG
- a CDS encoding ACT domain-containing protein produces MSVPEVVREVITRNRSIYDCMKMDLINYTALAVKIQPEIEKILGNSVNLNTVVVAIKRYADSFETKEEMKEESVLKNARLALTDGIMDVRFSVKDSNEMDPMSILDKFSKVTNDYEFFRLSDSFRFLTEDMDDIRKIFNSVSEREDMFSTGLAKIRISIPSSQNQSDVVSYVAEVLHANGVELVNAFFSQDNITIILNERDSSRAYDILHSDIMRK; encoded by the coding sequence ATGTCTGTTCCAGAAGTTGTTAGAGAAGTCATTACCAGAAATAGATCAATTTATGATTGCATGAAAATGGATTTGATAAATTATACAGCATTGGCAGTTAAGATTCAACCAGAAATAGAAAAAATTTTAGGAAATTCTGTTAATCTGAACACAGTTGTTGTTGCAATCAAAAGATATGCAGATTCATTTGAAACTAAAGAAGAAATGAAAGAAGAATCAGTTTTGAAAAATGCAAGATTAGCTTTAACTGATGGAATTATGGATGTCAGATTTTCTGTAAAGGATTCAAATGAAATGGATCCTATGTCAATTTTAGACAAATTTTCAAAGGTAACAAATGATTACGAATTTTTTAGATTATCTGACTCATTTAGATTCCTTACTGAAGATATGGATGATATTAGAAAAATTTTCAACAGTGTTTCAGAAAGAGAAGATATGTTTAGTACTGGATTAGCAAAAATAAGAATTTCAATTCCAAGTTCCCAGAATCAGTCTGATGTAGTATCTTATGTTGCAGAGGTATTACATGCAAATGGTGTAGAATTAGTTAATGCATTTTTCAGTCAAGACAACATTACAATAATTCTGAATGAAAGAGATTCATCAAGAGCATATGATATTTTACATTCAGATATTATGAGAAAATAA
- a CDS encoding peptidylprolyl isomerase: protein MKKILLTLIFSLFIVTLTNYAFAQHYEDPLVVLETTQGEIIIELFHIDAPNHSENFLLLSKTGYYDGILFHRIIPGFMIQSGDPNSINGDPNTWGQGGNGSISDRINAEFNNIKHDRGIVSMARAQDPNSAGSQFFIVHKDSHFLDEQYTVFGRIVTESSFETLDKIAAVQTGTNDRPTNPEQVRIIKTTLVERSEISNIMNLSEPSRTGSTVTGTPEFTIFENQDLDVKFTVPVGWMLQQPPKSSPDSPDIVAVGALKDGFNPNISLTIKEATGKTMDDLIFEKNQILDQAVYLNKLEILNQEKIKSNVYQTEAIANFVVNDVELKIKFIEAMILNNEKLYTFAYSNTVENFDNDFSKFNDSLNSFEIISQQSSESKSAEGNIGQQTEEGGGCLIATATYGSEMSQQVQQLRELRDNQLLQTESGKQFMGAFNDVYYSFSPVIADYERENPLFKEAVKIAITPMISTLSLMENAETELEVLGLGLSVITLNIGMYLGIPAIIIFGIKKRN, encoded by the coding sequence TTGAAAAAAATTCTTTTAACTTTAATTTTTTCTTTATTTATTGTAACTTTAACTAATTATGCATTTGCACAACATTATGAAGATCCTCTAGTAGTTTTAGAAACAACTCAAGGAGAAATTATTATTGAATTATTTCATATTGATGCACCCAATCACTCAGAAAATTTTCTTTTATTATCAAAAACTGGATATTATGATGGTATATTATTTCATAGAATCATTCCTGGATTTATGATTCAAAGTGGTGATCCTAATTCAATTAATGGTGATCCAAATACGTGGGGACAGGGTGGCAATGGAAGTATATCTGACAGAATTAACGCAGAATTTAACAACATTAAACATGATAGAGGAATTGTTTCAATGGCAAGAGCACAAGATCCAAACAGTGCAGGCTCTCAATTTTTTATTGTTCATAAAGATTCACATTTTCTTGATGAACAGTATACTGTTTTTGGTAGGATTGTAACTGAATCAAGTTTTGAAACTCTTGATAAAATTGCAGCAGTTCAAACTGGAACCAATGACAGACCAACTAATCCTGAACAAGTTAGAATCATTAAAACTACACTAGTCGAACGTTCAGAAATTTCAAATATAATGAATCTTTCAGAACCTTCTCGTACAGGTTCTACAGTTACTGGTACACCTGAATTTACAATCTTTGAAAACCAGGATCTTGACGTGAAATTCACAGTACCAGTAGGATGGATGTTACAACAACCACCAAAATCTAGTCCAGATTCTCCTGATATTGTAGCTGTTGGGGCATTAAAAGATGGATTTAACCCTAACATTTCATTAACAATTAAAGAAGCAACTGGAAAAACTATGGATGATTTAATATTTGAAAAAAATCAAATTCTTGATCAAGCAGTATATTTGAATAAATTGGAAATATTAAATCAAGAAAAAATAAAATCTAATGTTTATCAAACTGAAGCTATTGCTAATTTTGTAGTTAATGATGTTGAATTAAAAATTAAATTTATAGAAGCAATGATACTTAATAATGAAAAATTGTATACTTTTGCATATAGTAATACTGTAGAAAATTTTGATAATGATTTTTCAAAATTTAATGATTCATTAAATTCATTTGAAATAATATCTCAACAATCTTCTGAATCAAAATCTGCTGAAGGAAATATAGGGCAACAAACTGAAGAAGGTGGAGGTTGTCTAATTGCAACAGCAACATACGGTTCTGAAATGTCGCAACAAGTTCAGCAACTCAGAGAACTACGAGACAATCAATTACTACAAACAGAATCCGGAAAACAATTCATGGGAGCATTCAACGACGTCTACTATTCATTCTCACCAGTTATAGCAGATTATGAAAGAGAAAATCCTCTTTTCAAAGAAGCAGTAAAGATTGCAATCACTCCGATGATTTCTACTTTATCTCTAATGGAAAATGCTGAAACTGAGTTAGAAGTTTTAGGATTAGGATTGTCAGTGATTACATTGAATATTGGAATGTATCTGGGAATTCCAGCAATTATTATTTTTGGAATTAAGAAAAGAAATTAA
- a CDS encoding NAD(P)/FAD-dependent oxidoreductase has protein sequence MVKNKKKIVILGSGFAAVECAKKLEKEFGNDPETELVMIGEDNFLLFTPMLPQVASGMIETRHIVFPIRTICKKTKFYEGRIKNIDPHGKLVTLWGTRDKRSISIHYDFLVVALGSETNFFGMADVEKNAYTMKTLNDAVLLRNRVIDMLEQAENETDPILRKGMLNFVVVGGGYAGIETAGELLDLLFDATKHYPTIQKEDVKVIVLEAMGEILGGANKKLANFAREQLTKRGMDIQLKKAVTSFDGNEVMIKSLDETPKDSIDQSEVSSIITKTLIWTAGITSVSTIKRSMFKTDKGKIVVNKFLELKEFPGVFAIGDCALFVDPTTNRPLPPTAQIAEAQAKLAAKNLIAIVKNSEKEKFVYESKGQLAIIGKRTGIATILGMNISGFLAWLIWRNVYLSKVPTFDKKTRVFLDWMIDLFFDRDVSRLNYIKQETEKEYKELDEVDDVW, from the coding sequence TTGGTAAAAAATAAGAAGAAAATTGTTATTTTAGGAAGTGGATTTGCAGCAGTAGAATGTGCAAAAAAATTAGAAAAAGAATTTGGAAATGATCCTGAAACGGAGTTGGTAATGATAGGAGAAGATAATTTTCTATTATTTACTCCAATGTTACCTCAAGTAGCCTCAGGAATGATTGAGACTAGGCACATAGTTTTCCCAATTCGAACAATATGTAAAAAAACAAAATTCTATGAAGGACGAATAAAGAACATTGATCCGCATGGAAAATTAGTGACATTATGGGGAACTAGGGATAAAAGAAGCATTTCAATCCATTATGATTTTTTAGTAGTTGCACTAGGCAGTGAAACTAATTTTTTTGGCATGGCTGATGTTGAAAAAAATGCATATACAATGAAGACACTCAATGACGCAGTATTATTACGAAATAGAGTTATTGATATGCTTGAACAAGCAGAAAATGAGACTGATCCAATCCTAAGAAAAGGCATGTTAAATTTTGTAGTAGTCGGTGGAGGTTATGCAGGAATTGAAACTGCTGGAGAATTATTGGATTTACTTTTTGATGCAACAAAACATTATCCAACAATCCAAAAAGAGGATGTCAAAGTAATTGTATTAGAAGCAATGGGGGAAATTTTAGGTGGTGCAAATAAAAAATTAGCAAATTTTGCAAGAGAACAATTAACAAAAAGAGGAATGGATATTCAATTAAAAAAAGCAGTAACTAGTTTTGACGGAAATGAAGTAATGATAAAATCGTTGGATGAAACACCAAAAGACTCCATAGATCAATCTGAAGTTAGTTCTATAATTACAAAAACACTAATTTGGACTGCAGGAATTACTTCTGTTAGTACAATTAAAAGATCAATGTTTAAAACAGATAAAGGAAAAATTGTAGTCAATAAATTTTTGGAGCTTAAAGAATTTCCAGGAGTTTTTGCAATTGGGGATTGTGCATTGTTTGTAGACCCAACTACTAACAGACCATTGCCTCCAACTGCACAAATTGCAGAAGCCCAAGCAAAATTAGCTGCTAAAAATTTAATTGCCATAGTTAAAAATTCTGAAAAAGAAAAATTTGTTTATGAATCTAAAGGTCAGTTAGCAATAATTGGTAAAAGAACTGGTATTGCAACGATTCTTGGTATGAATATATCAGGATTTTTAGCATGGCTGATTTGGAGAAATGTGTATTTGTCAAAGGTACCAACATTTGATAAAAAAACACGCGTATTTCTTGATTGGATGATAGATTTGTTTTTTGATAGAGATGTTTCAAGACTGAATTATATCAAACAAGAAACTGAAAAAGAATACAAAGAACTTGATGAAGTAGACGATGTTTGGTAA
- the hsp20 gene encoding archaeal heat shock protein Hsp20, whose protein sequence is MTSFFDTEIDRIFKKMSESFFDANGMNEEFNGNSNSGPIFYGYTMTIGPDGKPSVQEFGNAKPDRLPVSNAREAIVDTIVDEKEKVVKLIAEMPGVEKTDVKILVDKNVVNITAERGDKKYHCKVPLQHKVDENSAKATYKNGILQLVFKLVVEKQTGKKVEVE, encoded by the coding sequence ATGACAAGTTTCTTTGATACCGAAATTGATAGAATCTTCAAAAAAATGTCTGAATCATTTTTTGATGCAAATGGCATGAATGAAGAATTCAACGGTAATTCCAATTCTGGCCCGATTTTTTATGGTTATACAATGACCATTGGTCCAGATGGAAAACCTTCTGTGCAAGAATTTGGAAACGCAAAACCAGATCGTCTCCCTGTTTCTAATGCCAGAGAAGCAATTGTTGATACAATTGTAGATGAAAAAGAAAAAGTAGTAAAACTCATAGCTGAAATGCCAGGAGTTGAAAAAACTGATGTCAAAATTTTAGTTGACAAAAATGTTGTAAATATAACTGCAGAACGTGGTGATAAAAAATATCACTGCAAAGTTCCACTTCAACATAAAGTTGATGAAAATTCTGCAAAAGCTACTTACAAAAATGGAATCTTGCAATTGGTTTTCAAACTAGTTGTAGAAAAACAAACTGGTAAAAAAGTGGAGGTTGAATAA
- a CDS encoding Cdc6/Cdc18 family protein, with product MSDPIDRMLDAAESGKSIIKNREILHFTYIPNTILHRDSEQEQVTQSLLPILKQSRPSNLLVYGKPGTGKTLVVKKVLSKIQERVEKSNFPIKLVYSNSKNETTLYGLLVSLGRQLGLNEKELPTTGLAISEVFKRLLNRIREEKLNAVFVIDEIDYLAQLVVKTGKDILYQLTRANEQLEVGSLTMVGISNDLTFKEKLDPRVISSLGEEEIVFTNYNVEQIKKILEERINESFIENAIEDPALNLCAALAGGEHGDARRAIDLLRVAGELAERQQSVKVTIEHVREASLKIEENKEEASLKSYPLHEKLVLLAIMKANGSSTGEIYSSYKNLCKVVGKDGLTQRRVTQMLSEIELSGIISGRLIHQGIHGRTKKYKLTISSEMIKKSFKDELTLQDII from the coding sequence ATGTCTGACCCAATTGACAGAATGCTTGATGCAGCAGAATCTGGAAAATCAATTATTAAAAATCGTGAGATTTTACATTTTACATATATTCCAAATACCATACTTCATAGAGATTCAGAACAAGAACAAGTTACACAATCACTATTACCAATTCTAAAACAATCTAGACCATCAAATTTACTAGTATATGGAAAACCAGGAACAGGCAAAACATTAGTTGTAAAGAAAGTATTATCTAAAATCCAAGAAAGGGTAGAAAAATCCAATTTTCCAATCAAATTAGTATATTCAAATTCTAAAAACGAGACAACATTATACGGATTATTAGTCAGTTTAGGCAGGCAATTGGGGCTTAATGAGAAGGAATTACCCACAACAGGACTGGCAATTAGTGAAGTCTTCAAAAGACTACTTAATAGAATCAGAGAGGAAAAACTTAACGCAGTTTTTGTAATTGATGAAATAGATTACCTTGCTCAATTAGTAGTAAAAACTGGTAAAGATATTTTATATCAACTAACCAGAGCAAATGAGCAATTAGAGGTTGGTTCGCTAACAATGGTAGGAATTTCAAACGATTTAACATTCAAGGAAAAACTTGATCCTAGAGTAATTAGCAGTCTAGGTGAAGAAGAGATTGTATTTACAAATTATAATGTCGAACAAATTAAAAAAATTCTAGAAGAAAGAATCAACGAATCTTTTATTGAAAACGCCATAGAAGACCCTGCATTAAACCTCTGTGCTGCACTTGCTGGAGGCGAACATGGAGATGCTAGAAGAGCTATAGATTTACTTAGAGTAGCAGGCGAATTGGCAGAAAGACAACAATCTGTTAAAGTCACAATTGAGCATGTTAGAGAAGCATCTCTAAAAATTGAAGAAAATAAGGAAGAAGCCTCTCTAAAATCATACCCATTACATGAAAAACTGGTACTTTTAGCCATAATGAAGGCTAATGGATCATCTACTGGTGAGATTTATTCTTCTTACAAAAATCTCTGTAAGGTAGTTGGGAAAGACGGTTTAACTCAAAGACGAGTTACACAAATGCTAAGTGAAATTGAACTTTCTGGAATTATTTCTGGAAGATTAATTCATCAAGGAATTCATGGAAGAACTAAGAAATACAAATTAACAATTTCTTCAGAAATGATAAAAAAATCATTCAAAGACGAATTAACTTTGCAAGATATTATTTGA
- a CDS encoding DNA-directed DNA polymerase II small subunit, producing the protein MKKELSFVLNYALNKGFQIHPDAFKILDDITDVKKLEKIIKEIVKEKTRQKKYQINQNDLETYLGIKDDPNLQSDLKVLSDPTEKITSGEGVKGYNAFFSSRFNKLKRIVSDRPESKKIKSIAVVKSKLQKEWEVEKDVYVCGLLTTRNAERNITKLVLEDPSGSIEGIIFDEELQKTAGTLLIDQFVIARVASAKNSGLMIKDLILPDLPEQKINKSESEVYVVFLSDLHIGSKYFMEDELVEFVKWISSPDPVARKVRFVLIGGDMVDGVGIYPNQNKELVCQTIEEQLQKAEDLLDKIPKNVKIVVMPGNHDPGRRALPQPAIPQKYNSGLWERENIEMVGNPALISLNGVKVLMFHGQSIDDIVKTTPGLSYDRPTDVMKNLLRARHLSPVYGSSTPIAPEVEDLLVIEDVPDIFHVGHVHKAQLDMYKGILLVNSGSWQKQTPFQASVGMVPNPGLAIIVNLKTFQVFHENYSSDSNNILQS; encoded by the coding sequence ATGAAAAAGGAATTGTCTTTTGTACTTAATTATGCACTAAACAAAGGATTTCAAATTCATCCTGATGCATTTAAAATCTTAGATGATATTACTGATGTTAAAAAATTAGAGAAGATAATTAAAGAAATTGTTAAAGAAAAAACTAGGCAAAAAAAATACCAAATTAACCAAAATGATTTAGAAACCTATCTAGGAATTAAAGATGATCCAAATCTTCAAAGTGATCTTAAGGTTCTATCAGATCCTACAGAAAAAATCACTTCGGGGGAAGGCGTTAAGGGATATAATGCTTTTTTTTCAAGTCGTTTTAACAAACTAAAGCGAATTGTTTCTGATAGGCCTGAATCCAAGAAAATAAAATCAATTGCAGTTGTAAAATCAAAGCTTCAAAAAGAATGGGAGGTTGAAAAGGATGTGTATGTTTGTGGGCTTCTCACCACACGAAATGCCGAAAGAAACATCACAAAATTAGTGTTAGAAGACCCTTCAGGCTCAATTGAGGGTATAATTTTTGATGAGGAATTGCAAAAAACTGCCGGAACTCTGTTAATTGATCAATTTGTAATTGCACGAGTTGCTTCAGCCAAAAACTCTGGATTAATGATTAAAGACTTGATTTTGCCTGATTTGCCTGAACAGAAAATTAACAAATCAGAAAGTGAAGTATATGTTGTATTTTTGTCAGATTTGCATATTGGAAGTAAATACTTCATGGAAGACGAATTAGTTGAATTTGTAAAATGGATATCTAGTCCTGATCCTGTTGCTAGAAAAGTTCGTTTTGTACTCATTGGAGGGGATATGGTTGACGGTGTTGGAATTTATCCAAACCAAAACAAAGAATTGGTTTGTCAAACAATTGAAGAACAATTACAAAAGGCAGAAGATTTGTTAGATAAAATTCCAAAAAATGTGAAAATTGTCGTTATGCCTGGAAACCATGATCCAGGAAGGAGGGCATTACCTCAACCTGCAATACCACAAAAATATAATTCGGGTTTGTGGGAAAGAGAAAATATTGAGATGGTTGGAAATCCAGCCTTAATTTCATTAAACGGGGTAAAAGTATTGATGTTTCATGGTCAAAGTATAGATGATATTGTAAAAACTACTCCTGGTCTAAGTTATGATAGGCCTACAGATGTTATGAAAAATCTTCTTAGAGCTAGACACCTAAGTCCAGTTTATGGTAGTTCAACACCAATAGCACCAGAGGTTGAAGATCTTTTGGTAATTGAAGACGTTCCAGATATTTTTCATGTAGGGCATGTTCATAAAGCTCAATTAGACATGTACAAGGGAATTTTACTAGTTAATTCAGGTTCCTGGCAAAAACAAACGCCTTTCCAAGCAAGTGTTGGAATGGTCCCAAATCCAGGTCTTGCTATTATTGTAAATTTAAAGACTTTCCAAGTGTTTCATGAAAATTATAGTTCAGACTCAAATAATATCTTGCAAAGTTAA